A window from Primulina huaijiensis isolate GDHJ02 chromosome 11, ASM1229523v2, whole genome shotgun sequence encodes these proteins:
- the LOC140988070 gene encoding hydroxyproline O-galactosyltransferase GALT2-like isoform X2 — MFSDGFHRILQNNENQDPHVRSGEKASQDKEDGHPLTKPMQPLYGRITTGSLRRMNRPNNLTLLERMAVESWTLGLKAWEEVDKYGDKEIIMGTVLEGKPETCPSWVLMDGEELEKRDLVMFLPCGLAAGSSITVIGTPHNAHQEYVPQLAKLRPDEALVMVSQFMVELQGLKAVDGEDPPKILHLNPRLRGDWSHRPVMEHNTCYRMQWGTAQRCDGLASKEDDDMLVDGYLRCEKWMRNDVIDTKEAKIFSWFQRFIGHAKKPEVTWPFPFWEGRMFVLTIRAGVDGYQINVGGRHVTSFPYGMGFTLEDATGLAIKGDVDVHSVYATSLPTSHPSFSPQRVLDFSEKWKAHPMPESRFQLFIGVLSATNHFAERMTIRKTWMQSVAVKSSKVAVRFFVALNTRSEVNAILKKEAAYFGDIEILPFMDRYELVVLKTIAICEYGVQNATAAYIMKCDDDTFIKIDAVLKEIEGTSPTRSLYLGNLNFLHRPLRTGKWAVSYEEWPEEIYPPYANGPGYVVSSDIAEYIVIQHQNHRLWLFKMEDVSMGMWVEQFNTTKHVRYSHNWKFCQYGCMEDYYTAHYQSPRQMICLWDNLLKGRAHCCNY, encoded by the exons ATGTTCTCTGATGGGTTTCACCGCATAttacaaaataatgaaaatcaaGATCCTCATGTAAGGTCTGGCGAAAAAGCCTCACAAGATAAGGAAGATGGCCACCCTCTGACAAAGCCAATGCAGCCACTATATGGTCGAATAACTACTGGAAGTTTGAGACGGATGAATAGACCCAATAACCTGACTCTTCTGGAAAGAATGGCGGTTGAGTCATGGACTTTGGGGTTGAAGGCTTGGGAAGAAGTAGATAAATATGGTGATAAGGAGATTATAATGGGCACGGTACTTGAAGGGAAGCCTGAAACATGTCCTTCGTGGGTTTTAATGGATGGAGAAGAATTGGAAAAAAGAGATCTTGTTATGTTCCTACCATGTGGCCTTGCTGCCGGTTCTTCTATCACAGTTATTGGAACTCCGCACAATGCACATCAAGAGTACGTCCCTCAGCTTGCCAAATTGAGGCCTGATGAAGCACTGGTCATGGTTTCACAGTTCATGGTTGAACTGCAAGGATTGAAGGCTGTGGATGGGGAGGATCCTCCAAAGATTTTGCATTTGAATCCTCGACTTAGAGGTGATTGGAGCCATCGGCCAGTGATGGAACACAATACATGTTATAGAATGCAGTGGGGAACGGCCCAGAGGTGCGATGGCTTAGCATCCAAAGAGGATGATGATATGCTGG TTGACGGGTATTTGAGATGTGAAAAATGGATGCGCAATGATGTCATAGATACAAAAGAggccaaaatattttcatggtttCAGCGATTCATAGGACATGCAAAAAAACCCGAAGTAACCTGGCCATTTCCTTTCTGGGAGGGCAGAATGTTTGTTTTGACCATACGTGCTGGAGTTGATGGATACCAAATAAATGTTGGGGGTCGTCATGTGACATCATTTCCATATGGAATG GGTTTTACTTTGGAAGATGCAACCGGATTGGCAATCAAAGGAGATGTGGATGTTCATTCAGTATATGCCACCTCTCTACCAACCTCTCATCCAAGTTTTTCACCCCAGAGAGTATTAGATTTCTCAGAGAAGTGGAAAGCTCATCCCATGCCTGAAAGTAGGTTTCAACTTTTCATTGGAGTTCTTTCCGCCACAAATCACTTTGCAGAGCGCATGACGATTAGAAAGACATGGATGCAATCCGTCGCAGTCAAGTCCTCTAAAGTGGCTGTTAGGTTCTTTGTTGCCTTG AATACTAGGAGTGAAGTGAATGCAATTTTGAAGAAAGAGGCAGCTTACTTTGGTGATATAGAGATTTTGCCATTCATGGATCGGTATGAGCTGGTAGTTCTCAAAACTATTGCCATTTGCGAGTATGGG GTTCAAAATGCAACAGCAGCGTACATCATGAAATGCGATGACGACACTTTCATCAAGATAGATGCTGTCCTCAAAGAGATAGAAGGCACATCTCCTACAAGGTCTTTGTATTTGGGAAATTTAAACTTTTTACATCGACCTCTTAGGACCGGGAAATGGGCCGTGTCATATGAG GAGTGGCCGGAGGAAATATATCCCCCTTATGCCAATGGTCCTGGATATGTTGTATCAAGCGACATTGCCGAGTACATTGTTATCCAACACCAAAACCACAGACTATGG CTATTTAAGATGGAGGACGTGAGTATGGGAATGTGGGTCGAGCAGTTCAACACCACGAAGCACGTGCGTTATTCTCATAACTGGAAGTTTTGCCAGTACGGATGCATGGAAGACTATTACACTGCACATTACCAGTCCCCGCGACAGATGATCTGTCTTTGGGACAATCTGTTGAAGGGCCGGGCACATTGCTGCAATTATTGA
- the LOC140987368 gene encoding serine/threonine-protein phosphatase 7 long form homolog isoform X1, producing the protein MAENTDNVLYLRGKHISNNINAENMDALIPPRRSDKCLWRLLNAGIHLRVRLCLARMGFYGVIQCGPIKYYDNHLLTAIVERWRRETHTFHLTVGEATITLQDVALIWGLNIDGMPITGVDTAYNKNTLQQRCATWLGFTPTSSQIKGGHLYLTALLDHCLNNMINDQSTEEDVAQYSRCVALMIIGGCMFPDSESAAVKLMYLQFLEDIEIVNTFSWGSAVLAYLYRELCDTSMGLKVDLCGPVQILQIWVWSRITLLSPDRAQQLSMSAEHAGDVLQGLPFPPYGARWRRGFSWTHTAHHSVRIMRDMLDRMVEGQFLWTVYDIESPEVGRILDGNRIHLCRSACALINFHIVEMHRPERCLRQFGMRQGIPPHANNFDNFHKLTRQGRNNCDWATYHKDFVEMWNDRYNFVIGGDYVIPGSPAITVDYIGWYHRISQIVLSPPVVPPNIMGYHPVDANYRQFITRPAHVQYPPMWTGNEFEPGPSSSNMAYTTPPVVSSFPSYDAGYYTPFAGSFTQFLQSDFRPGMSESRPTFNTSPIQFEQYSDTEGYEVGGNIADTSTSAAQTSTHGDDEQMLGRGRRVIRRPPCGTGGHRYHRH; encoded by the exons atggctGAAAATACGGATAATGTGTTGTATTTGCGGGGTAAACacatatcaaataatatcaatgCTGAAAACATGGATGCACTAATTCCGCCACGTCGGTCTGACAAATGTCTTTGGAGATTACTTAATGCTGGGATTCACCTCCGTGTCCGCCTATGTCTTGCACGCATGGGCTTCTATGGTGTCATTCAGTGTGGTCCaattaaatattatgataatcATTTGCTTACAGCCATTGTTGAGAGATGGCGTCGTGAGACACACACATTTCACCTTACAGTGGGCGAGGCAACAATCACCCTACAGGACGTTGCCCTTATTTGGGGGTTGAATATTGATGGCATGCCCATCACTGGTGTAGATACCGCGTACAACAAAAATACTTTACAACAACGCTGCGCTACTTGGTTGGGTTTTACTCCTACATCTTCGCAGATTAAAGGTGGACATCTTTATCTCACCGCTTTGCTAGACCATTGCctaaataatatgattaatgATCAAAGCACTGAAGAGGACGTAGCACAATATTCCCGTTGTGTTGCATTAATGATCATTGGTGGATGTATGTTTCCGGACTCGGAAAGTGCTGCTGTGAAACTTATGTATTTGCAGTTTCTTGAGGATATAGAAATAGTGAATACGTTTAGCTGGGGTTCTGCTGTGTTGGCATATCTTTATAGAGAGTTGTGCGACACATCAATGGGATTAAAGGTTGATTTGTGTGGCCCTGTTCAGATATTGCAG ATTTGGGTGTGGTCTAGAATTACTCTTCTTTCCCCCGATAGAGCGCAACAACTATCTATGTCAGCAGAGCATGCTGGAGATGTGCTTCAGGGTCTACCATTCCCACCATACGGCGCACG GTGGAGACGCGGTTTCTCTTGGACACATACGGCCCATCATTCTGTCCGTATAATGAGAGATATGCTTGACAGGATGGTAGAAGGGCAG TTTCTATGGACAGTTTATGATATTGAATCCCCGGAGGTTGGCAGAATTCTTGATGGAAATAGAATTCATCTATGTCGGTCGGCATGCGCATTGATCAATTTTCATATAGTTGAGATGCATAGACCAGAGCGGTGTCTCCGACAGTTTGGAATGCGTCAGGGTATTCCGCCACATGCTAATAACTTCGACAATTTCCATAAACTGACGCGACAAGGCCGGAACAACTGTGATTGGGCGACATATCACAAAGATTTTGTAGAAATGTGGAATGATAGATATAATTTTGTGATTGGTGGGGATTATGTCATACCTGGTTCACCCGCCATCACAGTGGACTATATTGGTTGGTATCATCGCATTTCACAAATAGTGCTCTCGCCGCCAGTGGTACCTCCAAACATCATGGGCTACCATCCTGTTGATGCAAACTACCGACAATTTATC ACACGCCCAGCTCATGTGCAATATCCACCGATGTGGACAGGAAATGAGTTTGAACCCGGACCATCATCTTCAAATATGGCATACACTACTCCGCCAGTGGTTTCAAGCTTTCCATCGTATGACGCTGGTTACTACACTCCATTTGCTGGTAGTTTTACGCAATTTTTACAAAGTGACTTTCGACCGGGTATGAGTGAGAGTCGCCCTACATTTAACACGTCGCCCATACAATTTGAACAATATTCTGATACAGAAGGGTATGAGGTTGGTGGGAACATTGCCGATACCAGTACATCTGCAGCCCAAACAAGTACGCATGGAGATGATGAACAGATGTTAGGTCGTGGACGTAGAGTAATCAGAAGACCACCGTGTGGCACTGGAGGGCATCGTTACCATCGACATTAA
- the LOC140987427 gene encoding uncharacterized protein isoform X2: MEYERIHKTGIISPSKLRMKLTGSQKRKDESNCNSSKTSPSRYEDSEFVMNSLLAVGNADFGEEDSSIEVPPIKYDHSNLDASHDDVNSNQLRHPVPRENGETGQLRTQLVSKTDDTNSNTVYPVRTCEEENLDYDSTSSFEFHKGERSLHHSAARSLSRPMSSKWNDAEKWIMNRQNVQSNVSKKTNLHDQVNHGIAANMVRVASESASSENKPSVKRVNFCLPTSQAGLGKFAYASQGAAPVSGQAELEDLKGAEGDTGFPFTKSVTEETRGIPVIRSVSMRDMGTEMTPIPSQEPSRSATPVGATTPLRSPNSSIPSTPRRGEPERMSTGNLGADYKKDKLSEKEMKLKTRREIVTLGVQLGKMNIAAWAIDDDKEKGESGNKTIDANEFERIQYAKHAASWEEAEKSKHAARFKREGIKIQAWECRQKAKLDAEMRKMESQIEQMKAEAQAKMQKKVALSRQKSEEMLHCAEARRNLQAEKTTAQAEYIRQTGRIPSSPFICCGWLLTNQER, translated from the exons ATGGAGTACGAAAGGATACACAAG ACTGGTATAATATCTCCTAGCAAGTTGAGGATGAAGCTTACTGGTTCACAAAAGAGAAAGGATGAATCAAACTGTAATTCTTCAAAAACATCTCCTTCTAGATATGAGGATTCAGAATTTGTGATGAACAGTTTGTTAGCTGTGGGTAATGCAGATTTTGGGGAGGAAG ACTCCAGTATAGAAGTTCCACCTATTAAATATGATCATTCCAATCTAGATGCAAGCCATGATGATGTGAATTCTAATCAGCTGAGACACCCCGTGCCCAGAGAAAATGGGGAAACTGGACAGTTAAGAACACAACTAGTTTCCAAGACTGATGACACCAATTCGAATACAGTATATCCTGTTAGAActtgtgaagaagaaaatctAGATTACGATAGCACATCGAGTTTCGAATTCCATAAAGGCGAGAGATCACTGCACCATTCTGCGGCAAGATCTTTATCAAGACCAATGTCATCTAAATGGAATGATGCAGAGAAATGGATTATGAATAGGCAGAATGTGCAGTCCAACGTATCCAAGAAGACTAATCTACATGATCAAGTGAACCATGGAATAGCAGCGAATATGGTCAGAGTTGCCTCGGAGTCTGCTAGCTCTGAAAATAAACCATCAGTGAAACGGGTTAATTTCTGCCTGCCTACTTCTCAGGCGGGGCTCGGAAAGTTTGCTTATGCTTCACAAGGAGCTGCACCAGTTTCAGGCCAAGCCGAACTTGAGGATTTGAAAGGGGCTGAGGGCGATACAGGGTTCCCGTTTACAAAGAGCGTTACAGAAGAAACCAGGG GTATTCCTGTCATAAGATCAGTGTCAATGAGAGACATGGGAACGGAGATGACACCTATTCCCAGTCAGGAGCCTTCAAGGAGTGCCACCCCTGTTGGTGCAACAACTCCTCTCCGCAGCCCAAATTCTTCTATACCTTCTACTCCTCGAAGAGGAGAGCCAGAAAGAATGTCAACAGGAAATTTAGGTGCTGATTATAAGAAAGATAAATTGTCAGAGAAAGAAATGAAGCTCAAAACAAGAAGGGAGATTGTTACCCTTGGCGTTCAGCTCGGTAAGATGAATATTGCTGCATGGGCAATAGATGATGATAAAGAAAAAGGTGAATCCGGAAATAAAACCATTGACGCAAATGAGTTTGAACGAATTCAATACGCGAAACATGCGGCTTCATGGGAAGAAGCTGAGAAATCTAAGCATGCTGCAAG GTTTAAACGAGAAGGGATAAAAATTCAAGCATGGGAGTGTCGACAGAAAGCAAAGCTTGATgcagaaatgaggaaaatggaG TCCCAAATTGAGCAAATGAAAGCAGAAGCTCAAGCAAAGATGCAGAAGAAGGTAGCATTGTCGAGACAAAAATCGGAGGAAATGCTACATTGTGCAGAAGCTAGAAGAAATCTTCAGGCCGAAAAAACTACAGCACAGGCAGAGTACATTCGCCAAACGGGTCGAATCCCATCATCTCCTTTTATCTGCTGTGGTTGGTTGTTAACCAACCAGGAGAGATAA
- the LOC140987368 gene encoding serine/threonine-protein phosphatase 7 long form homolog isoform X2: protein MAENTDNVLYLRGKHISNNINAENMDALIPPRRSDKCLWRLLNAGIHLRVRLCLARMGFYGVIQCGPIKYYDNHLLTAIVERWRRETHTFHLTVGEATITLQDVALIWGLNIDGMPITGVDTAYNKNTLQQRCATWLGFTPTSSQIKGGHLYLTALLDHCLNNMINDQSTEEDVAQYSRCVALMIIGGCMFPDSESAAVKLMYLQFLEDIEIVNTFSWGSAVLAYLYRELCDTSMGLKVDLCGPVQILQIWVWSRITLLSPDRAQQLSMSAEHAGDVLQGLPFPPYGARWRRGFSWTHTAHHSVRIMRDMLDRMVEGQFLWTVYDIESPEVGRILDGNRIHLCRSACALINFHIVEMHRPERCLRQFGMRQGIPPHANNFDNFHKLTRQGRNNCDWATYHKDFVEMWNDRYNFVIGGDYVIPGSPAITVDYIGWYHRISQIVLSPPVVPPNIMGYHPVDANYRQFIVRHVQFIYICTHAQLMCNIHRCGQEMSLNPDHHLQIWHTLLRQWFQAFHRMTLVTTLHLLVVLRNFYKVTFDRV, encoded by the exons atggctGAAAATACGGATAATGTGTTGTATTTGCGGGGTAAACacatatcaaataatatcaatgCTGAAAACATGGATGCACTAATTCCGCCACGTCGGTCTGACAAATGTCTTTGGAGATTACTTAATGCTGGGATTCACCTCCGTGTCCGCCTATGTCTTGCACGCATGGGCTTCTATGGTGTCATTCAGTGTGGTCCaattaaatattatgataatcATTTGCTTACAGCCATTGTTGAGAGATGGCGTCGTGAGACACACACATTTCACCTTACAGTGGGCGAGGCAACAATCACCCTACAGGACGTTGCCCTTATTTGGGGGTTGAATATTGATGGCATGCCCATCACTGGTGTAGATACCGCGTACAACAAAAATACTTTACAACAACGCTGCGCTACTTGGTTGGGTTTTACTCCTACATCTTCGCAGATTAAAGGTGGACATCTTTATCTCACCGCTTTGCTAGACCATTGCctaaataatatgattaatgATCAAAGCACTGAAGAGGACGTAGCACAATATTCCCGTTGTGTTGCATTAATGATCATTGGTGGATGTATGTTTCCGGACTCGGAAAGTGCTGCTGTGAAACTTATGTATTTGCAGTTTCTTGAGGATATAGAAATAGTGAATACGTTTAGCTGGGGTTCTGCTGTGTTGGCATATCTTTATAGAGAGTTGTGCGACACATCAATGGGATTAAAGGTTGATTTGTGTGGCCCTGTTCAGATATTGCAG ATTTGGGTGTGGTCTAGAATTACTCTTCTTTCCCCCGATAGAGCGCAACAACTATCTATGTCAGCAGAGCATGCTGGAGATGTGCTTCAGGGTCTACCATTCCCACCATACGGCGCACG GTGGAGACGCGGTTTCTCTTGGACACATACGGCCCATCATTCTGTCCGTATAATGAGAGATATGCTTGACAGGATGGTAGAAGGGCAG TTTCTATGGACAGTTTATGATATTGAATCCCCGGAGGTTGGCAGAATTCTTGATGGAAATAGAATTCATCTATGTCGGTCGGCATGCGCATTGATCAATTTTCATATAGTTGAGATGCATAGACCAGAGCGGTGTCTCCGACAGTTTGGAATGCGTCAGGGTATTCCGCCACATGCTAATAACTTCGACAATTTCCATAAACTGACGCGACAAGGCCGGAACAACTGTGATTGGGCGACATATCACAAAGATTTTGTAGAAATGTGGAATGATAGATATAATTTTGTGATTGGTGGGGATTATGTCATACCTGGTTCACCCGCCATCACAGTGGACTATATTGGTTGGTATCATCGCATTTCACAAATAGTGCTCTCGCCGCCAGTGGTACCTCCAAACATCATGGGCTACCATCCTGTTGATGCAAACTACCGACAATTTATCGTAAGACATGTTCAATTTATCTACATATGTAC ACACGCCCAGCTCATGTGCAATATCCACCGATGTGGACAGGAAATGAGTTTGAACCCGGACCATCATCTTCAAATATGGCATACACTACTCCGCCAGTGGTTTCAAGCTTTCCATCGTATGACGCTGGTTACTACACTCCATTTGCTGGTAGTTTTACGCAATTTTTACAAAGTGACTTTCGACCGGGTATGA
- the LOC140987427 gene encoding uncharacterized protein isoform X1 yields MEYERIHKVQTGIISPSKLRMKLTGSQKRKDESNCNSSKTSPSRYEDSEFVMNSLLAVGNADFGEEDSSIEVPPIKYDHSNLDASHDDVNSNQLRHPVPRENGETGQLRTQLVSKTDDTNSNTVYPVRTCEEENLDYDSTSSFEFHKGERSLHHSAARSLSRPMSSKWNDAEKWIMNRQNVQSNVSKKTNLHDQVNHGIAANMVRVASESASSENKPSVKRVNFCLPTSQAGLGKFAYASQGAAPVSGQAELEDLKGAEGDTGFPFTKSVTEETRGIPVIRSVSMRDMGTEMTPIPSQEPSRSATPVGATTPLRSPNSSIPSTPRRGEPERMSTGNLGADYKKDKLSEKEMKLKTRREIVTLGVQLGKMNIAAWAIDDDKEKGESGNKTIDANEFERIQYAKHAASWEEAEKSKHAARFKREGIKIQAWECRQKAKLDAEMRKMESQIEQMKAEAQAKMQKKVALSRQKSEEMLHCAEARRNLQAEKTTAQAEYIRQTGRIPSSPFICCGWLLTNQER; encoded by the exons ATGGAGTACGAAAGGATACACAAGGTTCAG ACTGGTATAATATCTCCTAGCAAGTTGAGGATGAAGCTTACTGGTTCACAAAAGAGAAAGGATGAATCAAACTGTAATTCTTCAAAAACATCTCCTTCTAGATATGAGGATTCAGAATTTGTGATGAACAGTTTGTTAGCTGTGGGTAATGCAGATTTTGGGGAGGAAG ACTCCAGTATAGAAGTTCCACCTATTAAATATGATCATTCCAATCTAGATGCAAGCCATGATGATGTGAATTCTAATCAGCTGAGACACCCCGTGCCCAGAGAAAATGGGGAAACTGGACAGTTAAGAACACAACTAGTTTCCAAGACTGATGACACCAATTCGAATACAGTATATCCTGTTAGAActtgtgaagaagaaaatctAGATTACGATAGCACATCGAGTTTCGAATTCCATAAAGGCGAGAGATCACTGCACCATTCTGCGGCAAGATCTTTATCAAGACCAATGTCATCTAAATGGAATGATGCAGAGAAATGGATTATGAATAGGCAGAATGTGCAGTCCAACGTATCCAAGAAGACTAATCTACATGATCAAGTGAACCATGGAATAGCAGCGAATATGGTCAGAGTTGCCTCGGAGTCTGCTAGCTCTGAAAATAAACCATCAGTGAAACGGGTTAATTTCTGCCTGCCTACTTCTCAGGCGGGGCTCGGAAAGTTTGCTTATGCTTCACAAGGAGCTGCACCAGTTTCAGGCCAAGCCGAACTTGAGGATTTGAAAGGGGCTGAGGGCGATACAGGGTTCCCGTTTACAAAGAGCGTTACAGAAGAAACCAGGG GTATTCCTGTCATAAGATCAGTGTCAATGAGAGACATGGGAACGGAGATGACACCTATTCCCAGTCAGGAGCCTTCAAGGAGTGCCACCCCTGTTGGTGCAACAACTCCTCTCCGCAGCCCAAATTCTTCTATACCTTCTACTCCTCGAAGAGGAGAGCCAGAAAGAATGTCAACAGGAAATTTAGGTGCTGATTATAAGAAAGATAAATTGTCAGAGAAAGAAATGAAGCTCAAAACAAGAAGGGAGATTGTTACCCTTGGCGTTCAGCTCGGTAAGATGAATATTGCTGCATGGGCAATAGATGATGATAAAGAAAAAGGTGAATCCGGAAATAAAACCATTGACGCAAATGAGTTTGAACGAATTCAATACGCGAAACATGCGGCTTCATGGGAAGAAGCTGAGAAATCTAAGCATGCTGCAAG GTTTAAACGAGAAGGGATAAAAATTCAAGCATGGGAGTGTCGACAGAAAGCAAAGCTTGATgcagaaatgaggaaaatggaG TCCCAAATTGAGCAAATGAAAGCAGAAGCTCAAGCAAAGATGCAGAAGAAGGTAGCATTGTCGAGACAAAAATCGGAGGAAATGCTACATTGTGCAGAAGCTAGAAGAAATCTTCAGGCCGAAAAAACTACAGCACAGGCAGAGTACATTCGCCAAACGGGTCGAATCCCATCATCTCCTTTTATCTGCTGTGGTTGGTTGTTAACCAACCAGGAGAGATAA
- the LOC140988070 gene encoding hydroxyproline O-galactosyltransferase GALT2-like isoform X1, giving the protein MFRHFIWTVRMKRFKGEPPSSRRFKLSHILWGIAALYLILIFLKFPQFLKSATVFSGDFDEGFVGLSNVDDKDVELSKSRSTSMFSDGFHRILQNNENQDPHVRSGEKASQDKEDGHPLTKPMQPLYGRITTGSLRRMNRPNNLTLLERMAVESWTLGLKAWEEVDKYGDKEIIMGTVLEGKPETCPSWVLMDGEELEKRDLVMFLPCGLAAGSSITVIGTPHNAHQEYVPQLAKLRPDEALVMVSQFMVELQGLKAVDGEDPPKILHLNPRLRGDWSHRPVMEHNTCYRMQWGTAQRCDGLASKEDDDMLVDGYLRCEKWMRNDVIDTKEAKIFSWFQRFIGHAKKPEVTWPFPFWEGRMFVLTIRAGVDGYQINVGGRHVTSFPYGMGFTLEDATGLAIKGDVDVHSVYATSLPTSHPSFSPQRVLDFSEKWKAHPMPESRFQLFIGVLSATNHFAERMTIRKTWMQSVAVKSSKVAVRFFVALNTRSEVNAILKKEAAYFGDIEILPFMDRYELVVLKTIAICEYGVQNATAAYIMKCDDDTFIKIDAVLKEIEGTSPTRSLYLGNLNFLHRPLRTGKWAVSYEEWPEEIYPPYANGPGYVVSSDIAEYIVIQHQNHRLWLFKMEDVSMGMWVEQFNTTKHVRYSHNWKFCQYGCMEDYYTAHYQSPRQMICLWDNLLKGRAHCCNY; this is encoded by the exons ATGTTTAGGCATTTTATTTGGACTGTGAGGATGAAGAGGTTTAAAGGTGAGCCTCCTAGTTCAAGGAGGTTCAAACTATCACACATTTTATGGGGGATAGCTGCATTATATTTAATTCTTATTTTCCTCAAGTTTCCTCAATTTTTGAAGAGTGCCACAGTTTTTAGTGGCGATTTTGACGAGGGTTTTGTTGGATTGTCTAATGTGGATGACAAGGATGTAGAATTGAGTAAATCACGGTCGACATCCATGTTCTCTGATGGGTTTCACCGCATAttacaaaataatgaaaatcaaGATCCTCATGTAAGGTCTGGCGAAAAAGCCTCACAAGATAAGGAAGATGGCCACCCTCTGACAAAGCCAATGCAGCCACTATATGGTCGAATAACTACTGGAAGTTTGAGACGGATGAATAGACCCAATAACCTGACTCTTCTGGAAAGAATGGCGGTTGAGTCATGGACTTTGGGGTTGAAGGCTTGGGAAGAAGTAGATAAATATGGTGATAAGGAGATTATAATGGGCACGGTACTTGAAGGGAAGCCTGAAACATGTCCTTCGTGGGTTTTAATGGATGGAGAAGAATTGGAAAAAAGAGATCTTGTTATGTTCCTACCATGTGGCCTTGCTGCCGGTTCTTCTATCACAGTTATTGGAACTCCGCACAATGCACATCAAGAGTACGTCCCTCAGCTTGCCAAATTGAGGCCTGATGAAGCACTGGTCATGGTTTCACAGTTCATGGTTGAACTGCAAGGATTGAAGGCTGTGGATGGGGAGGATCCTCCAAAGATTTTGCATTTGAATCCTCGACTTAGAGGTGATTGGAGCCATCGGCCAGTGATGGAACACAATACATGTTATAGAATGCAGTGGGGAACGGCCCAGAGGTGCGATGGCTTAGCATCCAAAGAGGATGATGATATGCTGG TTGACGGGTATTTGAGATGTGAAAAATGGATGCGCAATGATGTCATAGATACAAAAGAggccaaaatattttcatggtttCAGCGATTCATAGGACATGCAAAAAAACCCGAAGTAACCTGGCCATTTCCTTTCTGGGAGGGCAGAATGTTTGTTTTGACCATACGTGCTGGAGTTGATGGATACCAAATAAATGTTGGGGGTCGTCATGTGACATCATTTCCATATGGAATG GGTTTTACTTTGGAAGATGCAACCGGATTGGCAATCAAAGGAGATGTGGATGTTCATTCAGTATATGCCACCTCTCTACCAACCTCTCATCCAAGTTTTTCACCCCAGAGAGTATTAGATTTCTCAGAGAAGTGGAAAGCTCATCCCATGCCTGAAAGTAGGTTTCAACTTTTCATTGGAGTTCTTTCCGCCACAAATCACTTTGCAGAGCGCATGACGATTAGAAAGACATGGATGCAATCCGTCGCAGTCAAGTCCTCTAAAGTGGCTGTTAGGTTCTTTGTTGCCTTG AATACTAGGAGTGAAGTGAATGCAATTTTGAAGAAAGAGGCAGCTTACTTTGGTGATATAGAGATTTTGCCATTCATGGATCGGTATGAGCTGGTAGTTCTCAAAACTATTGCCATTTGCGAGTATGGG GTTCAAAATGCAACAGCAGCGTACATCATGAAATGCGATGACGACACTTTCATCAAGATAGATGCTGTCCTCAAAGAGATAGAAGGCACATCTCCTACAAGGTCTTTGTATTTGGGAAATTTAAACTTTTTACATCGACCTCTTAGGACCGGGAAATGGGCCGTGTCATATGAG GAGTGGCCGGAGGAAATATATCCCCCTTATGCCAATGGTCCTGGATATGTTGTATCAAGCGACATTGCCGAGTACATTGTTATCCAACACCAAAACCACAGACTATGG CTATTTAAGATGGAGGACGTGAGTATGGGAATGTGGGTCGAGCAGTTCAACACCACGAAGCACGTGCGTTATTCTCATAACTGGAAGTTTTGCCAGTACGGATGCATGGAAGACTATTACACTGCACATTACCAGTCCCCGCGACAGATGATCTGTCTTTGGGACAATCTGTTGAAGGGCCGGGCACATTGCTGCAATTATTGA